A segment of the Streptomyces sp. ITFR-21 genome:
GTCAGCTGGTCGGTGCTGACGCCGCACGCGATACGCCCGCCGACGGACCGCGCTTCGGCTGAGGACCTGCGGATCAGTTCGGCGGCCACGGCCCAGTCCAGCCCCATGCCGCGCTGCGCGGTGTCCATCGCCTCCGCCACTCCGAGGCCGTGAGCCCACAAATGGCGCCGGAAGGCCAGGGTGGCGTCCCAGTCGACGGCCGCCGGCCCCTCGGCCGAGGTACGCAGCGGGTCCGCGACGACATGTGCGGCGGAGAACACCACGCGGCTGCGCAGCGGCAAGTCCGCGGCGTGGGAGACGGGGTGCGAACGCGGCTCGAAGGGACGCGGGACACCAAACTCGGAGGGCAGCAGAATGCTCACAGGGACAGCTCCGGAATCGCGACACGGCGGCCCTGATCGGAGGACGCCAGGCCGAGTTCGGCGAGCTGCATCCCTCGGGCGCCCGCCAGCAGGTCCCACCGCCACGGCTCGTCCAGCACAACATGCCGCAGGAACAGCTCCCACTGCGCCCTGAAGCCGTTGCTGAACTCGGCGTTGTCGGGGACCGTCTGCCACTGGTCGCGGAAGGACTCGGTGACGGGCAGATCCGGGTTCCACACCGGCTTGGGCGTGACGGACCGGTGCTGCACCCTGCAGTCGCGCAGTCCGGCGACGGCGGAGCCGTGCGTGCCGTCGACCTGGAACTCCAGTAGCTCCTGCCGGTCGACGCGCACCGCCCAGGACGAGTTGATCTGCGCGATCACCCCGCCTTCCAGCTCGAAGACACCGTAGACGGCGTCGTCGGCCGTGGCGTCGTACGGCTTGCCCTGCTCGTCCCAGCGTTGCGGAATGTGCGTGGTGGCCAGGGCCTGTACGGTGCACACCCGGCCGAACAGCTCGTGCAGTACATACTCCCAGTGGGGGAACATGTCAAGGACGATGCCACCGCCGTCCTCCGCCCGGTAGTTCCACGACGGACGCTGCGCGCTCTGCCAGCCGCCTTCGTGGACCCAGTAGCCGAACTCGCCCCGGACCGAGAGGACCCGGCCGAAGAAGCCGCCCTCGACCAGTCGCCTGAGCTTGAGCAGGCCGGGGAGGAACAGCTTGTCCTGCACCACTCCGTGCTTGATCCCCGCCGCCTCGGCGAGCCGGGCGAGTTCGAGGGAGCCGTGCAGTGTGGTGCCGGTGGGCTTCTCACAGTAAACGTGCTTGCCGGCCGCGATGGCCTCCTTCACCGCGGCTTCACGGGCGGCGGTCACCTGGGCGTCGAAGTAGATCTCCACCGAGGGATCGGCGAGTACCGAGTCCAGATCGGTGGTCCAGTGCTCGATGCCGTGCTGCTCGGCGATTGCCCCGAGTGCGTGCGCGCGCCGGCCGACCAGCACGGGCTCCGGGACCAGGACGTCGCCGTCCCCCAGATCGAGCCCACCCTGGTCACGCAGGCTCAGGATCGAGCGGACCAGGTGCTGGCGGTAGCCCATACGTCCGGTGACGCCGTTCATGGCGATCCGCATCGTCCTGCGTGTCATGGCTGCTCTCCTCGGAGCCGAAGGCCGGTCTCTCAGAAAAGATCGATAGCAAGCGCTTTCTAGAGCGTCACGCTAGCCTCAAGGACCTGGCAGGGGCAAGACCGACCCTGCACAGGCACAGGTAGGCGCTGTGTGCTCACGTGGCCCGTCCACCCCCTGTCGGGGCTGTCCAGGACCGCCGCTGCCGCCCGCAGTCCCGGAATGAGAGCATGAGCCGCGCCGAACAGCGGTCTTTCTCCTAAAGGACGACTGCCGTCGGCAGCCACAGCGCCCACCCCACGAGGAGGACCGGACCGAGATGGCAGTGACTCTGGCCGATGTCGCGGCGCGAGCCGGAGTGTCGTCGGCGACCGTCTCCCGAGTCCTCAACGGCAACTACCCGGTGGCCGGCAGTACCAGGGAACGCGTCCAGCGGGCGGTCGAGGAACTGGACTATGTCGTCAACGGCCAGGCGCGTGCCCTCGCGGCGGCCACTTCGGACCTCGTCGGAGTGCTTGTGAACGATGTCGCCGACCCCTTCTTCGGCCTCATCGCCAGCGCGCTCCAAGGTGAGATCGGTGCAGGCGGCGCTCAGCCGGGCGGCGGCAAACTCGCGGTGGTCTGCAACACGAACGGTTCACCCGCGGCCGAGCTGACCTATCTCACCCTGCTCGAACGACAGCGGGCAGCGGGAGTGGTGCTCACCGGCGGCGCCGTGGAGAGCGAGGCCCACACGGCGGCGGTCACCGCACGGCTCACCCGGCTGGCCGCCTCCGGCACGCGAATCGTGCTGTGCGGCCGGCCTCCGCTGGAACCGGCCGACAACTCACTCGGCCTGATGACGATCGCGTTCGACAACCGGGGCGGTGCGCGACGGCTGACCGAGCATCTGCTGTCCCTGGGCCACCGGCGGATCGGGTACGTCGCCGGTCCGGCCGAACGCAGCACGACCCGTCATCGTCTGGAAGGCCACCGCGACGCGATGGCCGCCCGCGAGCTGGGACCGGACACCCCCGAGGGAGAGAACGCCGCCCGGTTGACCGTGCACGGCGGCTACGACCGGGCGTCGGGATACGACGCGACACTGGAACTGCTGCGCAGGGATCAGGCGGTGACGGCGATCGTGGCCGCCAACGACACCGTGGCGCTGGGCGTGTGTGCGGCGCTGCGGGACAGCGGCCTCGGTATTCCGGGTGACGTGTCGGTGGCGGGCTTCGACGATCTGCCGTTCAGCGTGGACGCGTCACCCGCGCTGACCACGGTCCGCATCCCGTTGCAGGAGGCGGGAGCGCGGGCGGGCAGGCTGGTGATGGGGCGCCAGGCTCCACCGCCCGGTGGGGTCGTGACGGTCACCACCGAGCTGATGGTCCGCGGGTCGACGGCGCCACCCGCACCAGAGCGTCGCTGAAGTTATCCACAGGCTGGAAATTGGTTCTTCCGCCCGGGTGTCGAACCGCCCTACCTTTGACTCAGGAAAGGGAAACAAGGAAGGAATCATGACCTTCGGGAAGACTCGCGCGTTCAACCACTATCACACGGGCCCCACCGGGCGCGCCGAAGTGGGGAAAGGACAGGTCGGCCACCGCACGCAGCTCGGAAAAGTCGGAAAATACGAGGGGGAGATCATGTCCATTTCGCTGGACAAGGTGGAACGGACCGCGCCCGGTCTGATCAGCCTCTACAAGCAGGCCGCAGTAAGTCTGGACAAGCACCGGCTGTCCGGAGAAAGAGCCACCGTCTACCTGGTGCTCGACCGATCGGGAAGCATGAGGAAATTCTACCGCGACGGTACCGTCCAGCACCTGGCCGAGCAGACGCTGGGGCTGGCCGCGCACTTCGACGACGACGGCACCGTGCCGCTTGTCTTCTTCTCCGCCGGGGTGGACGGGGTGGCCGAGGTGTCACTCACGGACTACAGCGGCCGAGTCGGCGAGCTCAACGAGGCATACGGCCATATGGGCCGCACCAACTACGCGGCGGCCATGGAAGCTGTCATCGACCACTACCGGCGTTTCGGTTCGAGCGCGCCTGCTTTCGTGGTGTTCCAGACCGACGGAGGGCCGAGCAGCAAAAGGGCGGCCGTCGATGTCCTGTGCAGGGCGTCGCGGCTGCCGGTGTTCTGGCAGCTCATCGGATTCGGCGAGGATGACTTCCGCTTTCTGCGCTGGCTGGACGAACGCCCGGTACCCGCCGAACGGGTGGTGGACAACGCGGGATTCTTCGCGGCGGGCAGCAACCCACGGGCGATACCCGACAGCCCACTCTACGACTTGTTGACGGCGGAGTTCCCCGAATGGCTGGCGGCTGCCAGGGCTCAGAAAATCGTCGCCTGCTGATCCCGGTTGACCCGATGACCACTCGGTGCCTAGTGTCCGGCGAGTGAGATTCGCCTTTTCCACACTCGGGGTCCCCACGCTGCCCGTCGATGAGGTGGTCCGGCTCGCGTCGGAGTACGGCTACCACGGCGTCGAACTGCGCGCGAGCGATGAAGGTCCGGTACACACGGGCCTGACGGCCGGCGAACGCTCCCGGGTGGCTCGGCAGTTCGCAAAGGCGGGGGTGGAGATCCTCACGGTGGCCGCCTACGCCAAGGTGGCCGCCCCGGGAGACGACGATCCGGTGCTGGACGAGATCGGCGCGGCGATGAAGCTTGCCGCCGACCTGGGTGCCCCGTTCGTACGCGTCTTCCCCGGGGGCGGGGATCTGACGGCAGCGGAGGCGGACGGGGTCGCGGCGCGGCGGCTGGCGGCAGCGGCGCCTGTCGCCGGGGACCTCGGAGTACGGGTGCTGCTGGAGACGCACGACTCACACCGCGGCGGCGCCGATGTCGCAAGGGTGCTGGGCCTGGTGGGGCACCATGCGGCCGGGGCGATCTGGGACGTGATGCACACCTGGCTGGCCGAGGAGCAGCCGTCGGCGACCTACCCGGTGCTCGCCCCCTACCTGGGCTACGTACAGGTGAAGGACATCGCTTCCGCCACCGATACGACACCCTTGCCGCTGGGGGCGGGGGTACTCCCGCTGGCGGAGACCATTGAGGTGCTCAGCCGGGCCGAATGGGAGGGCTGGTTGTGCTGGGAGTACGAGAAGCGCTGGTATGACGAGGCGGCTGAGCTGCCGGGCCTGCTGGAGGCCGGTCGGGAGCATCTGGCGCGGCTGCTGGTCGAGTCGGCCTGAACGCGGCGGCAGGTCGTCGCGTCGAGGCGGGCGGTGTGGACACCTGTCTGCCGGTGGAGCTGTTGACCGGCGGGGCCTGCTCGGCCGCGAGGACGGCCGACACGAAGCGGGCCCGGAAGCGGGTTGCCGCCCGAGCGGGGGTCGGGCGCTGATGATCGGCACATGCGTTCAGCGAACCCGGACAGCCGGGCGGAACCAGCCGGAGAGCACGGCCGTCCCATCGGCATGATGAGAGTGGACTTGCGGAAAGTTCTCCTGGCCGTGCTGCTGGCCGCGTCGCTGACCGCACTCGCCGTCGGGTGCGGGGAGCAGTCGCGGGCTGGAGACGTCCCGGACGATCGGCCGGCAGCCAGTACGTCGCCTTCGTCGAGCCCTTCCGGCGGTACGACGATCGCAAGCCGGGTCGTGTACTTCTCGTCGTCGGCGCCGTCGACTTTCGGAGCCCATGCGGTGGTGCACAACCTGGATGAGCTCAGCCGGTACGCCCAGCAGGCGACGGCGGGACACCTCGAGACGGCAGCGGAGATCACAGCCGCCGGGAAGGGTACGGACTTCTCACAGAACGTGCTGGTGGGATGGACGGCGACGACGGGGTGCAGCGCGGCGACCGCGGCGGCGCTGGAGGCATCGGGCGATCGGCTGTCGCTGCGGGTGAGCCAGCCGGAGCCGCCGCCGGAGTGCCTGCGGGCGTTCTGGGTGACGGTGGTGTTCGAGGTGCCCAAGGAGCGGATGCCGCAGCAGCCCGTTTTCGGTTGACGGGAGGCCGGGGGACTGGACAGCTCGAAGAGGCGGTAGACGGCGGGTGACCGTTCGACCGTTGGCATTGGCTGGTGGAGACTTGCCGGCTGACCGTTCGGGTCGGGAATATTCCCGCAGCGTGCGTGCCCTCTCCTGCGTCCGGAAGGGGTTCGTCGTGCACCGCCACCCAGCCCGTCGTACCGTCCTTGCCACCGCCGCGGCCACCTCAGCCGTGTTCGCGAGCGGTATCCCTTCGACTGCCGCACGGAGCGGGGTCCGCCCACGGCCGCCGACCGCCGGCGGCTGCAGGCTGTCATCAGGCGGATGAGCCGGGAGGAGGAGGTCTGCCGGCCGTTCGTGGTGCGGGTGTACGGGAGATCGGCGACCGATCCCGATCCCGCCGACGTGGCCGCCGACCAGCCCGAGATCGAGGTCTCCAGCGCGATGACCTGTTCGCCGACTACCACGTCGGCGGCATCGTCTACTTCGCCTGGGCGCACAACACCCCGTATCCCCGTCAGATCACCGATCCACCCAACGGCATCCAGCGGGCGAGGCTGCGGCACGGCACTCCGATCCCACTGCTGATCTCCATCGACCAGGAGCAGGGCGACCGTCGCGCGGATCGGTGCACCGGCGACGCTCTTTGCCGGCGGGATGGCGCTGGGCGCGGACGGCAACACCCGGGACGCCGTACGGCGTCCCGGGTCGTCGGCACCGGACGCGCCGCGAAGGGTGCCAACCAGAACTACTCCCCCGTCTGCGGCGTCAACGTCATTTCGGCCGACCCGGTCATCGGCGTACGGTCGTTCGGCGCCGGTCCGGAGGCCGTCGCCGCTCTTGCAGCAGCTCAGGTGGTGGGCTGCCGGATGTCGCCTTCCGGGTGGTTTTGGACTCGGTGAAGTCGGGTGAGCTGACTGAGGCACGGATCGACGTCTCGCTGACCCGGGTCCTCGGGCTGAAACTCCGCGGGGCCCTGTTCCGCGATCCGTTCGTCGCCCGTGCAGGGGTGCAGCAAGCGGTAGGCGCCCGTTCGCACCTCGCGACAGCCGACCTGATCAGCGAGCGCGGCTTCACTCTGCTCACCAACAGCGGGTGCTGCCCCTCCCCTGCCGAGCGCACCGGCAGGTACGGCGGTCGGTGCCGATCCGGTCGCGCCGACGGGCACCGGCAGCCCACCGACCGCCGTCCTGGAGCGGGCGCGCACCGAACTCGGCTGCCCGACGCGGGCGCTGTCCTCCGGTAGCGAGTCGAGCCAAGCCGGGCCGGGATCGACCGGGCGGTGGCCGCGGCCCGGGGCAAGGGCGCGGTGGTGGTCACCACCTGTGAGTCAACGGCGGGGCGCCTGAGCGGATCGCCCTGGTCGAGGCATCGACTGCCACCCGGACTCCTGTGGTCCGGCCGGCGA
Coding sequences within it:
- a CDS encoding Gfo/Idh/MocA family protein, translating into MTRRTMRIAMNGVTGRMGYRQHLVRSILSLRDQGGLDLGDGDVLVPEPVLVGRRAHALGAIAEQHGIEHWTTDLDSVLADPSVEIYFDAQVTAAREAAVKEAIAAGKHVYCEKPTGTTLHGSLELARLAEAAGIKHGVVQDKLFLPGLLKLRRLVEGGFFGRVLSVRGEFGYWVHEGGWQSAQRPSWNYRAEDGGGIVLDMFPHWEYVLHELFGRVCTVQALATTHIPQRWDEQGKPYDATADDAVYGVFELEGGVIAQINSSWAVRVDRQELLEFQVDGTHGSAVAGLRDCRVQHRSVTPKPVWNPDLPVTESFRDQWQTVPDNAEFSNGFRAQWELFLRHVVLDEPWRWDLLAGARGMQLAELGLASSDQGRRVAIPELSL
- a CDS encoding LacI family DNA-binding transcriptional regulator — translated: MAVTLADVAARAGVSSATVSRVLNGNYPVAGSTRERVQRAVEELDYVVNGQARALAAATSDLVGVLVNDVADPFFGLIASALQGEIGAGGAQPGGGKLAVVCNTNGSPAAELTYLTLLERQRAAGVVLTGGAVESEAHTAAVTARLTRLAASGTRIVLCGRPPLEPADNSLGLMTIAFDNRGGARRLTEHLLSLGHRRIGYVAGPAERSTTRHRLEGHRDAMAARELGPDTPEGENAARLTVHGGYDRASGYDATLELLRRDQAVTAIVAANDTVALGVCAALRDSGLGIPGDVSVAGFDDLPFSVDASPALTTVRIPLQEAGARAGRLVMGRQAPPPGGVVTVTTELMVRGSTAPPAPERR
- a CDS encoding VWA domain-containing protein is translated as MSISLDKVERTAPGLISLYKQAAVSLDKHRLSGERATVYLVLDRSGSMRKFYRDGTVQHLAEQTLGLAAHFDDDGTVPLVFFSAGVDGVAEVSLTDYSGRVGELNEAYGHMGRTNYAAAMEAVIDHYRRFGSSAPAFVVFQTDGGPSSKRAAVDVLCRASRLPVFWQLIGFGEDDFRFLRWLDERPVPAERVVDNAGFFAAGSNPRAIPDSPLYDLLTAEFPEWLAAARAQKIVAC
- a CDS encoding sugar phosphate isomerase/epimerase family protein; its protein translation is MRFAFSTLGVPTLPVDEVVRLASEYGYHGVELRASDEGPVHTGLTAGERSRVARQFAKAGVEILTVAAYAKVAAPGDDDPVLDEIGAAMKLAADLGAPFVRVFPGGGDLTAAEADGVAARRLAAAAPVAGDLGVRVLLETHDSHRGGADVARVLGLVGHHAAGAIWDVMHTWLAEEQPSATYPVLAPYLGYVQVKDIASATDTTPLPLGAGVLPLAETIEVLSRAEWEGWLCWEYEKRWYDEAAELPGLLEAGREHLARLLVESA
- a CDS encoding glycoside hydrolase family 3 N-terminal domain-containing protein — protein: MPSPASGRGSSCTATQPVVPSLPPPRPPQPCSRAVSLRLPHGAGSAHGRRPPAAAGCHQADEPGGGGLPAVRGAGVREIGDRSRSRRRGRRPARDRGLQRDDLFADYHVGGIVYFAWAHNTPYPRQITDPPNGIQRARLRHGTPIPLLISIDQEQGDRRADRCTGDALCRRDGAGRGRQHPGRRTASRVVGTGRAAKGANQNYSPVCGVNVISADPVIGVRSFGAGPEAVAALAAAQVVGCRMSPSGWFWTR